From the Candidatus Hydrogenedens sp. genome, the window GCTCTCCCAAAAGTTAAAGTTTTTNNNNNNNNNNNNNNNNNNNNNNNNNNNNNNNNNNNNNNNNNNNNNNNNNNNNNNNNNNNNNNNNNNNNNNNNNNNNNNNNNNNNNNNNNNNNNNNNNNNNAGATTAAAGTGTTAAAAATTTATTTTAAACTTTCTCCTTCAACATAAAGTTCTTTCCATTGAATTCCAGCAACACCACCTGTATGGAGTTGTAAAGCAAAGAAACCTTCAAACAGATTTGGTGCAGAATCATTAAAATCTACTACTTTAACACCATTTAGCCATGATATAGTCCGATTCCCTTCACATTTAACTTCGATTTCATTCCAATCACCTTTTCGAAGTGCCCAAGCACCTGGCGTTTTTATATTTGGTTCTGTTAACCAACCCCGTTTATAACTTTCGTAAAGGAAACCTGTTTTTGTTGGATAACCCGGTTCTACCTCGACCTGTACACCTGAAATAATTGGATAGCCGTCATCTCGCATATTGATGCTTGAGTGATAAAATAATCCATAATTGCCTTCACCCAACATTTTAAACTGGGCACGCACACGAAAATCTTTCCAGATTTTTTCTGTTGCAAGATATCCCTCCGATTTTTTTGGTCCACTTTTACCTACAATAATACCATCTTCAACGACCCATTCTTCTGAACCGTAATTTTTCCAGCCCTCTAAATTTATCCCGTTGAATAGAGATTTCCATTCTCCCTTTCGTCCTAAATCTTTAATTCGCACATTTCGATATTCAACTTCGGCAATGTCAGGAATAACCTCATCAGCTCGGACTTGCAGAAGAATATAGCCCTTTATATAATTATCATCTTCTATTCGTGATGCTAATATATCATGTAAATAAACCTCTATTGTTGGTCCAATTGCGACCACTTTCATCCGATTCCAACCACGTTGTTTTAATGTCATTACAGCATCTCGGGATGGTTCTGCTAACAAACCTCTACCATTCTCCTCAATAATTCTACCTGTGCCAAATCGTTCCCTTGTCTCTATATTTGCTTGATAGCCATAACAATCATATTTCACCTGGTCAGGTGGAACATTTTCAGGTACAGGTAATAAAGGTAACCATTGAGTTCTAAACTGAACTCCACCATTTATCGGATTTAATGTCCTAAATTCACATTCAAACTCAAAATCTGCAAATTCCTTCTTAGTATAGAGTAACCATATATTTACTTTTTCTTCTTTTTGTTCTGGTGTCTTTGTTAATTTGCCTTTAATTACGCCATCCTGAATAGTCCATTCGCCACCAAGTGCTTTCCATCCTTCTAAAGAGTTATTTTCAAATAAAGGAACCCAATCCGCTGTTTGAGCCAACATACTGACACTAACAAGAAGGATAAAAATATTCATCGCACATCTCCTCTTAAAAATGTTTAATTGCTGAAATTATGCTAATTATCTCTTACAATAATATAAAAATACAACTACTCCTTCCTTCTCTCTTCCTCATAAAAACTGTACTGTATAAAGATATTATTATATTTTTACTCGATTAACATTTTTTGCGAGTAAGCCCTTCGGACCTTGGACTAACTCAAAACTTACTTTTTCTCCTTCTCGGAGTGTGCGAAATCCACGCATACGAATTTCGGTGTGGTGAACAAAAATGTCTTCCCCCAAATCGTTCACAATAAAACCATATCCTTTACGGTCATTGAACCATTTTACCTTCCCCATGTGCCTAACATGAGGTGACAAAGATACTACCTCGCTCACGATTACAACCCTTATCGTTAATCTTTTCTTTTAATCCATTCATAAAAATCTATATAAAATACTTCTTTATAGAAGTTGTTCATTACTATTTTACACTATTTACATTAATTTGTCAAGATACTTTATAAAAAAATAAAAATAATATGATATTTCTATTTGTGATAAAATTTGACATAAATTACAAAAAAAATATCAATTGTTTTTTTATATCTATTTTTATTTATAATTTAACTATTCTACTTTATCAAGAATAAAAAACAAGAAGGAGTTTTTATGCGAGTATTAGTAACTGGTGGGGCAGGTTTTATTGGTTCCCATTTAACAGAATATCTTGTACAAAGAGGTAATAAAGTAGTTGTGTTGGATAATTTGAGTA encodes:
- a CDS encoding cold shock domain-containing protein, with protein sequence MGKVKWFNDRKGYGFIVNDLGEDIFVHHTEIRMRGFRTLREGEKVSFELVQGPKGLLAKNVNRVKI
- a CDS encoding DUF1080 domain-containing protein → MNIFILLVSVSMLAQTADWVPLFENNSLEGWKALGGEWTIQDGVIKGKLTKTPEQKEEKVNIWLLYTKKEFADFEFECEFRTLNPINGGVQFRTQWLPLLPVPENVPPDQVKYDCYGYQANIETRERFGTGRIIEENGRGLLAEPSRDAVMTLKQRGWNRMKVVAIGPTIEVYLHDILASRIEDDNYIKGYILLQVRADEVIPDIAEVEYRNVRIKDLGRKGEWKSLFNGINLEGWKNYGSEEWVVEDGIIVGKSGPKKSEGYLATEKIWKDFRVRAQFKMLGEGNYGLFYHSSINMRDDGYPIISGVQVEVEPGYPTKTGFLYESYKRGWLTEPNIKTPGAWALRKGDWNEIEVKCEGNRTISWLNGVKVVDFNDSAPNLFEGFFALQLHTGGVAGIQWKELYVEGESLK